In the Malania oleifera isolate guangnan ecotype guangnan chromosome 1, ASM2987363v1, whole genome shotgun sequence genome, one interval contains:
- the LOC131164204 gene encoding mitogen-activated protein kinase kinase kinase 18-like encodes MHNLAHRITVATTPPFQKPILKSLPLPPLPLYSPMEWTRGPTIGRGSSAAVSLATALPSGDLFAVKSAELSRSAFLQKEQILLSRLSCPRIVKCLGFDVTAENNHLMYNLFMEYVPGGTLFDAVQRHGGSLDENLIGLYTRQILQGLQYLHCRGFVHCDVKSQNVLIGRDGAKIADLGCARLTEDVAGKRSSFPGTPAFMAPEVARGEEQGCPADVWAVGCTVIEMATGRCPWPEVDDPVSALYRVGFSGNVPEIPGWLSENAKDFLSKCLQRNAGKRWTVKQLLEHPFVNELELQLDSHTKEGNVITRSSPTTVLDQGFWDSLEPSESLPDPTRIGSSSSSPADRIGRLSGGSMTAVAVPNREWDEDWVTVRINLVNENENFSDWMGRVEDLRRSVVEEDLPLKQCSYHRTDCSGCFSIKRGLEVASDKLEDVHALRCFSFQREMKEEFCFIQFKSF; translated from the coding sequence ATGCACAATTTGGCGCATAGAATCACTGTGGCAACAACCCCACCATTTCAAAAACCCATACTAAAGTCCCTGCCTCTACCTCCTCTTCCTCTGTATTCTCCAATGGAGTGGACTAGAGGCCCAACCATCGGCCGCGGTTCCTCGGCCGCCGTCTCTCTCGCCACCGCCCTCCCCTCCGGCGACCTCTTCGCCGTCAAGTCCGCCGAGCTTTCTCGCTCCGCCTTCCTGCAGAAAGAGCAAATCCTCCTCTCCCGATTAAGCTGCCCCCGAATAGTGAAGTGCTTGGGTTTTGACGTTACTGCCGAGAACAACCACCTCATGTACAATCTCTTCATGGAGTACGTGCCTGGTGGCACCCTTTTTGATGCTGTTCAGAGGCACGGTGGCTCTCTGGATGAGAATCTCATCGGATTGTACACTCGTCAGATTCTACAGGGCTTGCAGTATCTTCACTGCAGGGGATTTGTACATTGTGACGTGAAGAGCCAAAATGTTTTGATTGGCAGAGACGGTGCCAAAATTGCTGACTTGGGTTGTGCTAGATTGACGGAAGACGTCGCCGGAAAGAGGTCTTCGTTTCCCGGAACGCCAGCTTTCATGGCGCCCGAGGTTGCGCGCGGAGAAGAACAGGGGTGCCCTGCTGATGTCTGGGCTGTTGGGTGCACGGTCATTGAGATGGCCACCGGGCGTTGCCCCTGGCCAGAGGTGGACGATCCGGTATCGGCTCTTTACAGGGTCGGGTTTTCCGGCAACGTGCCGGAGATTCCTGGGTGGTTGTCGGAAAATGCGAAGGATTTTTTGAGCAAGTGTTTGCAGAGAAACGCAGGGAAGCGGTGGACGGTGAAGCAGCTTCTTGAACACCCATTTGTCAACGAGCTGGAACTGCAATTGGATTCTCATACAAAGGAAGGAAATGTAATCACCAGAAGTTCTCCGACCACGGTGTTGGATCAGGGCTTCTGGGACTCGCTTGAGCCGTCGGAAAGCCTGCCAGATCCTACCCGGATCGGGTCGTCGTCGAGTTCTCCGGCAGATAGGATTGGGAGATTGAGTGGCGGTTCAATGACAGCAGTTGCTGTGCCAAATCGGGAATGGGATGAAGATTGGGTCACAGTTAGAATCAACCTTgtcaatgaaaatgaaaatttttcagaTTGGATGGGTCGTGTTGAAGATCTTAGGAGGTCAGTTGTCGAGGAAGATTTGCCGCTCAAGCAGTGCTCTTATCACAGGACTGATTGTAGCGGTTGCTTTAGCATTAAGAGGGGTCTTGAGGTGGCCTCTGACAAGCTTGAAGATGTTCATGCATTAAGATGTTTTAGTTTTCAGCGAGAAATGAAAGAGGAGTTCTGTTTTATACAATTCAAATCATTCTAA